In Microbacterium sp. SLBN-146, one genomic interval encodes:
- a CDS encoding LuxR C-terminal-related transcriptional regulator, whose product MELIRSGIDVEVTGPWAGGVSDLVNAVRRRLEAQGFSLVTVAARPGFASMNFAALRFSLPEVFQATSEPAVVVDRLSRMLSADEAAVVVLENADHLDPFSLQAVTESVRRSRARLLASLSSMSAQPPRLLLDRPLLRESLRPLSYLDVEDLLDARSKNPIDPMLVRRIYLDSGGNAQIATALFEVGVRSGAIHAPQGTWTLHASDLWDPSLAALVEQSLSHLGLQARACLRLAVLAPADSATLIEAHGAAAVEELVLEGLLHVDEGRPAFVSPPIVVSYLRSRSAAGARPESGTHDRMSDRGWRQRLGQQLDAASSEVLASARERFAGHPGAATATALVRALWSAGASYAEAEELIRSVPPSPDEPAAEFTLQLLHARWLAFGVGEVDRALELLTRAEEGGGPYAADASAHRVLVGAWARGIPDAAVAWAREVAAAPASDYLPVTRVSIANLLMQAGWPLSALEIVGDVIPDDPEAASVWVFTRVSALLAIDEYDAAVALAEHHVSVGVRKLDRKQLFAASYGLIQARMYMGQWEKARELAENIQIAGRPNLLLLHVQRMARGVQAVVAAEQGRVGTPDSGLVTAPSDALPYAVAQPGIQETIERIAAQRYDNIAMFLLPAARSADEAGSRYAASYLAAYALALDPSEATIAAISGFTTTSELTAFDNFLAYMRPLVERPAEVISGTVSMVARGTFSYLAIIGTVRRAKSMEGAKRDALMREAFAMSRRLSVVFPRKVADAPDTETEPLSPRERQIARLAGRLSNAQIAERLGISKRTVDHHVSNALKKTGVASRHELAARIGTG is encoded by the coding sequence GTGGAACTGATCCGGTCCGGGATCGACGTCGAGGTCACGGGTCCCTGGGCCGGAGGCGTCTCGGATCTCGTGAACGCCGTCCGTCGCCGTCTCGAGGCGCAAGGATTCTCCCTCGTGACGGTCGCCGCAAGACCGGGGTTCGCATCGATGAACTTCGCGGCGCTGCGCTTCTCGCTGCCCGAAGTGTTCCAGGCGACGAGTGAGCCGGCCGTCGTCGTGGACCGGCTCTCTCGCATGCTGTCGGCGGACGAGGCGGCCGTCGTCGTGCTCGAGAACGCCGACCACCTCGACCCGTTCAGCCTGCAGGCCGTGACGGAGTCGGTGCGCCGGTCGCGGGCGCGACTGCTGGCATCCCTCTCGTCCATGAGTGCCCAGCCGCCGCGGCTCCTGCTCGATCGGCCGCTCCTTCGCGAGTCGCTCCGCCCGCTGTCGTACCTCGACGTCGAAGACCTGCTCGATGCCCGCAGCAAGAACCCCATCGATCCGATGCTCGTGCGGCGGATCTACCTCGACTCCGGTGGCAACGCCCAGATCGCGACCGCCCTGTTTGAGGTGGGAGTGCGCAGCGGCGCGATCCACGCCCCGCAAGGCACCTGGACATTGCACGCCTCCGATTTGTGGGATCCGTCGCTTGCCGCGCTCGTCGAACAGTCGCTCAGTCACCTGGGTCTCCAGGCGCGCGCATGCCTCCGGCTCGCGGTGCTCGCTCCCGCCGACAGCGCGACGCTCATCGAGGCACATGGAGCCGCAGCCGTCGAGGAGCTTGTGCTCGAAGGGCTCCTGCACGTCGACGAGGGGCGGCCCGCGTTCGTCTCGCCGCCGATCGTCGTCTCCTACCTTCGTTCCCGTTCCGCGGCGGGCGCCCGCCCCGAGTCCGGCACGCACGATCGCATGAGCGATCGCGGTTGGAGGCAGCGGCTGGGACAGCAACTGGATGCTGCGAGCAGCGAGGTCCTCGCGAGCGCGCGCGAGCGATTTGCGGGTCACCCGGGAGCCGCGACCGCCACGGCGCTCGTCCGGGCGCTGTGGAGCGCGGGAGCGAGCTACGCCGAGGCCGAGGAGCTCATCCGCTCGGTGCCGCCGTCTCCTGATGAGCCCGCCGCCGAGTTCACGCTGCAACTGCTCCACGCGCGCTGGCTCGCGTTCGGGGTCGGTGAGGTCGACCGTGCCCTCGAGCTGCTCACGCGTGCCGAGGAGGGCGGAGGACCGTACGCTGCGGACGCATCTGCCCACCGGGTGCTCGTCGGAGCCTGGGCGAGAGGGATCCCGGATGCCGCCGTCGCCTGGGCGCGAGAGGTCGCCGCCGCTCCGGCATCCGACTACCTCCCGGTCACCCGCGTGTCGATCGCGAACCTGCTGATGCAGGCCGGGTGGCCGCTGTCAGCGCTCGAAATCGTCGGGGACGTGATTCCCGATGACCCCGAGGCGGCATCCGTCTGGGTCTTCACGCGGGTGAGCGCTCTCCTCGCGATCGACGAGTACGACGCGGCCGTCGCGCTCGCCGAACACCACGTGTCCGTGGGAGTGCGCAAGCTCGACCGGAAACAGTTGTTCGCGGCATCCTATGGTCTGATTCAGGCGCGCATGTACATGGGTCAGTGGGAGAAGGCGCGGGAGCTCGCGGAGAACATCCAGATCGCAGGACGACCGAATCTGCTGCTGCTCCATGTCCAGCGGATGGCCCGTGGTGTCCAGGCGGTCGTCGCGGCGGAGCAGGGTCGCGTCGGAACTCCCGACTCCGGCCTCGTCACAGCACCCTCCGACGCGCTGCCGTACGCTGTCGCCCAGCCGGGGATCCAGGAGACGATCGAGCGCATCGCGGCGCAGCGCTACGACAACATCGCGATGTTCCTCCTCCCCGCGGCCCGTTCGGCCGACGAAGCGGGCAGCCGCTACGCCGCCTCGTACCTCGCCGCGTATGCGCTCGCGCTCGATCCGTCCGAGGCGACGATCGCGGCGATCTCGGGTTTCACCACGACCAGCGAGCTGACGGCGTTCGACAACTTCCTCGCGTACATGCGACCCCTCGTCGAACGGCCCGCCGAAGTGATCTCGGGCACCGTTTCGATGGTCGCTCGGGGGACGTTCTCGTACCTCGCGATCATCGGAACCGTTCGGAGAGCCAAATCGATGGAGGGCGCCAAGCGCGACGCGCTCATGCGCGAGGCGTTCGCCATGAGCCGACGCCTGTCGGTCGTCTTCCCGCGCAAGGTGGCCGATGCGCCGGACACCGAAACCGAGCCTCTCTCGCCGCGAGAGCGGCAGATCGCTCGGCTGGCAGGCCGACTGTCGAACGCGCAGATCGCCGAGCGCTTGGGGATCAGCAAGCGGACCGTCGACCACCACGTATCGAACGCCCTCAAGAAGACCGGCGTCGCGTCGCGCCACGAACTCGCGGCGCGCATCGGGACGGGCTGA
- a CDS encoding GAP family protein, whose protein sequence is MLSALGPALIVAAAPVVTIIALSLAVSAKSSAAVMGFAIGRAAAIAAATLGFAALSAAIAPDPDVLRRVASIVELALALFLIVVALWAWLRPHQDMVEPGWMRRIEGFGWRSGLVLGAVIWLGNPKILVTVMLTGMLLGAQSFATAAGSTVFFVLVGSAPLLALAAARVVAGRSRKDAFERMHRWVLENSWLVLAVVSLLVAVLLIVDAVTGLRA, encoded by the coding sequence ATGCTCAGTGCTCTGGGACCGGCTCTCATCGTCGCCGCCGCTCCGGTGGTCACGATCATCGCGCTCTCTCTCGCCGTGTCCGCCAAATCCTCCGCCGCCGTCATGGGATTCGCGATCGGCCGGGCGGCCGCCATCGCGGCCGCGACGCTCGGCTTCGCCGCCCTCTCAGCGGCGATCGCGCCGGATCCCGACGTGCTGCGCCGGGTGGCGAGCATCGTCGAACTCGCCCTCGCCCTGTTCCTCATCGTCGTCGCGCTGTGGGCGTGGCTCCGTCCCCATCAGGACATGGTGGAACCGGGATGGATGCGCCGGATCGAAGGGTTCGGCTGGCGTTCCGGTCTCGTGCTGGGCGCTGTCATCTGGCTGGGAAATCCCAAAATCCTCGTCACGGTCATGCTGACGGGGATGCTGCTCGGGGCGCAGTCCTTCGCGACAGCGGCGGGAAGCACGGTGTTCTTCGTCCTCGTCGGGTCTGCGCCACTCCTTGCGCTGGCGGCCGCTCGGGTCGTCGCCGGCCGATCTCGAAAGGACGCGTTCGAACGTATGCATCGGTGGGTTCTGGAGAACAGCTGGCTCGTCCTGGCGGTCGTCTCGCTGCTCGTCGCGGTGCTCCTCATCGTCGACGCCGTCACGGGTTTGCGCGCGTGA
- a CDS encoding WecB/TagA/CpsF family glycosyltransferase, giving the protein MSQIETYELVGGWPHVFGQPLFAGDDRMLMEVVDQLADGGSLHLVITPNVDQLLLAEKDDELQALFAEASLLLTDGAPLAGLARLLGAPSPPRHTGADLLPAVADHARGSKKTVAITGGRADVTSTAAKSLRERFPGAEVVAVPFPDASDDDPASQERVIEELRRLRPHYVFVCLGFPKQENWVVAHLAELPPAVYVGAGAAVDFAAGTVTRAPALVRRWGLEWLWRLASEPRRLAHRYLVRGPGFLRVAARAWRLNRRQA; this is encoded by the coding sequence ATGTCCCAGATCGAGACCTACGAACTCGTCGGCGGATGGCCCCACGTGTTCGGGCAGCCCCTCTTCGCGGGCGACGACCGCATGCTGATGGAAGTCGTCGATCAACTCGCAGACGGCGGCTCCCTCCACCTCGTCATCACTCCCAACGTCGACCAGCTGCTCCTCGCAGAGAAGGACGACGAGCTCCAGGCGCTCTTCGCCGAGGCATCCCTGCTCCTGACCGACGGCGCGCCGCTCGCGGGACTCGCGCGGCTCCTCGGCGCGCCGTCGCCACCGCGTCACACGGGTGCCGATCTCCTCCCCGCCGTCGCCGACCACGCGCGCGGGTCGAAGAAGACGGTCGCGATCACGGGAGGTCGGGCGGACGTCACGTCGACGGCGGCGAAGAGCCTGCGTGAACGGTTCCCCGGGGCCGAGGTCGTCGCAGTGCCGTTCCCGGATGCGAGCGACGACGATCCTGCCTCTCAGGAGCGCGTCATCGAGGAGCTGCGTCGACTGCGTCCTCACTACGTGTTCGTGTGCCTCGGCTTTCCCAAGCAGGAGAACTGGGTCGTCGCGCACCTCGCCGAGCTTCCCCCCGCGGTCTATGTCGGGGCAGGAGCCGCCGTCGACTTCGCGGCGGGTACCGTCACGCGCGCTCCCGCACTCGTGCGCCGCTGGGGCCTCGAATGGCTGTGGCGCCTCGCGTCGGAGCCGCGCCGACTCGCCCACCGTTATCTCGTCCGTGGTCCCGGCTTCCTCCGTGTGGCTGCGAGAGCGTGGCGCCTCAACCGTCGGCAGGCATGA
- a CDS encoding family 43 glycosylhydrolase — translation MVAHYPLDETSGTVAVDASGAGRNATYVGGATLTGGEGVRLDGVDDHVKLPNNILAGLTSITISAEVLIRASQATPYFIYGLGNTDSGGVGNGYLFSSGNAYRTSIATGNWSTEQTTSSGANLTRDVWKTITYTLDDASNTARVYLDGVQVAQNSNVTITPGSIGGGVTTANYLGRSVYNADRTLAGSLRDVRIYDSALTAPEVAALHPTDATKLARDAATLSLGDLSAVTGNVTLPATAVNGSSITWASSAPGTISASGVVTRPASGQPNATVTLTATLTRGGETATRTFDATVLAMPGDEVLAQADLDAIVIPDATGIRGNITLPSTGSVNGTSISWTASPAGIITTAPEGRKAAGVVTRPATDTQVTLTATVPGTPASRAITVTVLAAPQGLDTDYTAGYLWTHFEAQGGYEKIFFGHSEDGLHWSKLNDNSPILANLGGDLGVRDPHLVRSAEGDKYWIIGTDLHAEGGGAGGSGWDQLNASKNIVVWESTDLVNWSDQRIVFAGFEHAGNVWAPESIYNEETGEYYVYWSARDRRENETPDWALRVYLTKTRDFVTFTEPEVWASLNAQGDGQTGPNIIDSTIAKEGDTYYRFSTSDWWTVVDTSTSLDGPWTTVIARDQAASFGLKARMEGHTVYQLPDGRWAVMGDDGGYYAHTANTLASLQFTQLSVGAGANQYSFEQRFRHGSVLRLSAAEEERLLEAYGDEPVDPVDPEEPQVGPIAEYTFDDGTLADSVGNADLTASGTAAVATDAEKGSALRLTGATNGYASFPTGMFDGRDTMTVSMDMKSELSSGNFFNFTFGKDTTDYYFLRTRGGDVRSAITQASWQSESAVTGSVTTGQWHRYDVVFEDNRMTVYVDGVKLGENTSLSAKVSDLGEDLVAYLGRSMYSGDRFAQAWYDNVRVYNRALSQAEVLANAGVEDQLLEVSLAQPDALKVAPIVDADDYSVVLPVVKGTDVTALAPTFTTVEGATVSPASGTVVDLTDPVEYTLTTPSGDEVTWTFEARVVNSPVLEGLYADPNIAVFGDTYYIYATTDGFPGWGGNEFYVWKSKNLVDWERAAEPFLKLDGANGNVPWATGNAWAPTIIERDGKYYFYFSGHNASLNRKTIGVAVADSPEGPFVAQPTAMILNNEAVTSGQAIDPAAFHDPVSGKWYLGWGNGSPVLAELNDDMVSIKAGTFQRINGLTDFREGVFFNYRNGLYHLTYSIDDTGSENYRVGYATSTSMNGPWTYRGVILQKDLSLGIKGPAHSSIINVPGTDDWYIAYHRFAIPNGNGTNRETTIDKIEFGEDGLIKTIVPTLESVAPQTIELGPEIEVTTTTRCIAGKAYLVVQAKNLDDSPVSIELTTVYGSKTYATVQPGKAVSSAMATRTVAFASGSLTATATSATGSTTETVTYNAFSCG, via the coding sequence ATGGTCGCCCATTATCCGCTCGACGAGACGTCCGGCACGGTTGCCGTCGATGCCTCGGGCGCGGGCCGCAACGCAACCTATGTCGGGGGAGCAACGCTCACCGGCGGCGAAGGAGTGCGGCTCGACGGCGTGGACGACCACGTGAAGCTCCCCAACAACATCCTCGCGGGCCTGACGTCGATCACGATCAGCGCCGAGGTCCTCATCCGCGCGAGCCAGGCGACTCCCTACTTCATCTACGGACTCGGCAACACCGATTCCGGCGGTGTCGGCAACGGCTACCTCTTCTCGAGCGGCAACGCATACCGGACGTCGATCGCGACGGGCAACTGGTCGACCGAGCAGACGACCTCGAGCGGCGCGAACCTCACGCGCGACGTGTGGAAGACCATCACGTACACGCTCGACGACGCCTCCAACACGGCACGCGTCTACCTCGACGGCGTCCAGGTCGCCCAGAACAGCAACGTGACGATCACCCCCGGATCCATCGGCGGCGGCGTCACGACGGCCAACTACCTCGGTCGCTCCGTCTACAACGCCGACCGCACTCTCGCCGGCAGCCTCCGTGACGTCCGCATCTACGACTCGGCGCTGACGGCTCCCGAGGTCGCGGCGCTCCACCCGACCGACGCGACCAAGCTCGCCCGCGACGCCGCCACGCTCTCGCTCGGCGATCTGTCGGCCGTCACCGGCAACGTCACGCTTCCCGCGACCGCGGTGAACGGCTCCAGCATCACGTGGGCCTCGAGCGCCCCCGGCACGATCTCTGCTTCCGGCGTCGTGACGCGTCCCGCGAGCGGACAGCCGAACGCCACCGTCACGCTGACGGCGACCCTCACCCGGGGAGGCGAGACCGCGACGCGCACGTTCGATGCGACGGTCCTCGCGATGCCGGGCGACGAGGTTCTCGCGCAGGCCGACCTCGATGCGATCGTGATCCCGGATGCCACCGGCATCCGTGGCAACATCACGCTCCCGTCCACCGGTTCGGTCAACGGCACGTCGATCTCGTGGACGGCATCTCCCGCGGGCATCATCACGACCGCACCGGAGGGTCGCAAGGCCGCCGGCGTCGTCACGCGCCCCGCGACCGACACGCAAGTGACCCTCACCGCGACGGTGCCCGGCACGCCGGCATCCCGAGCGATCACCGTCACCGTGCTCGCCGCTCCTCAGGGACTCGACACCGACTACACGGCGGGCTACCTCTGGACGCACTTCGAGGCGCAGGGTGGCTACGAGAAGATCTTCTTCGGACACAGCGAGGACGGCCTCCACTGGTCGAAGCTCAACGACAACTCGCCGATCCTGGCGAACCTCGGCGGCGACCTCGGTGTCCGCGACCCTCACCTCGTCCGCTCCGCGGAGGGTGACAAGTACTGGATCATCGGCACCGACCTGCACGCCGAAGGCGGCGGTGCGGGAGGTTCCGGCTGGGACCAGCTCAACGCGAGCAAGAACATCGTCGTGTGGGAGTCCACCGACCTCGTCAACTGGAGCGATCAGCGGATCGTCTTCGCGGGCTTCGAGCACGCCGGAAACGTCTGGGCGCCCGAGTCGATCTACAACGAGGAGACCGGCGAGTACTACGTCTACTGGTCGGCGCGTGACCGCCGCGAGAACGAGACGCCCGACTGGGCGCTGCGCGTCTACCTCACCAAGACCCGCGACTTCGTGACGTTCACGGAGCCCGAGGTGTGGGCGTCGCTCAACGCGCAGGGTGACGGCCAGACCGGCCCGAACATCATCGACTCGACGATCGCGAAGGAAGGCGACACCTACTACCGGTTCTCCACGTCGGACTGGTGGACGGTCGTCGACACGTCGACGAGCCTCGACGGCCCCTGGACGACCGTCATCGCACGTGACCAGGCGGCATCGTTCGGTCTCAAGGCACGCATGGAGGGCCACACGGTCTACCAGCTGCCCGACGGTCGCTGGGCGGTCATGGGTGACGACGGCGGCTACTACGCCCACACGGCGAACACCCTCGCGAGCCTGCAGTTCACGCAGCTGAGCGTCGGTGCGGGTGCCAACCAGTACTCGTTCGAGCAGCGGTTCCGCCACGGATCCGTGCTGCGTCTGTCGGCTGCCGAGGAAGAGCGTCTGCTCGAGGCCTACGGCGACGAGCCGGTCGACCCGGTGGACCCCGAAGAGCCGCAGGTCGGTCCCATCGCGGAGTACACCTTCGACGACGGGACGCTCGCGGACTCCGTGGGCAACGCCGACCTGACGGCATCCGGAACCGCTGCTGTCGCGACGGATGCCGAGAAGGGAAGCGCCCTGCGTCTGACCGGAGCGACGAACGGATACGCCTCGTTCCCGACCGGGATGTTCGACGGTCGCGACACGATGACGGTCTCCATGGACATGAAGTCGGAGCTGTCGAGCGGCAACTTCTTCAACTTCACGTTCGGGAAGGACACGACCGACTACTACTTCCTCCGCACCCGCGGCGGTGACGTGCGCAGCGCGATCACGCAGGCGTCGTGGCAGAGCGAGTCGGCCGTGACCGGCTCGGTCACGACGGGTCAGTGGCACCGCTACGACGTCGTGTTCGAGGACAACCGCATGACGGTGTACGTCGACGGCGTCAAGCTCGGCGAGAACACGTCGCTGTCGGCGAAGGTCAGCGACCTCGGCGAAGACCTCGTCGCGTACCTCGGACGCTCGATGTACTCGGGCGACCGGTTCGCGCAGGCGTGGTACGACAACGTGCGGGTCTACAACCGGGCGCTGTCGCAGGCAGAGGTGCTCGCGAACGCCGGCGTCGAGGACCAGCTCCTCGAGGTCTCGCTCGCGCAGCCCGACGCGCTCAAGGTCGCTCCGATCGTCGACGCGGACGACTACAGCGTCGTCCTGCCCGTCGTGAAGGGCACGGATGTCACCGCTCTCGCGCCGACGTTCACGACAGTCGAGGGCGCGACCGTGTCGCCTGCCAGCGGAACGGTCGTCGATCTGACCGACCCGGTCGAGTACACCCTGACGACGCCCTCGGGCGACGAGGTGACGTGGACGTTCGAAGCCCGGGTCGTCAACAGCCCGGTGCTCGAGGGTCTCTACGCCGACCCCAACATCGCGGTCTTCGGTGACACGTACTACATCTACGCCACCACCGACGGGTTCCCCGGCTGGGGTGGCAACGAGTTCTACGTGTGGAAGTCGAAGAACCTCGTCGACTGGGAGCGCGCCGCCGAGCCGTTCCTGAAGCTCGACGGCGCCAACGGCAACGTGCCGTGGGCGACGGGTAACGCATGGGCCCCGACGATCATCGAGCGCGACGGGAAGTACTATTTCTACTTCTCGGGCCACAACGCGAGCCTCAACCGCAAGACGATCGGTGTCGCCGTGGCGGACAGCCCCGAAGGCCCCTTCGTGGCGCAGCCCACCGCGATGATCCTCAACAACGAGGCCGTCACGTCGGGCCAGGCGATCGACCCGGCGGCGTTCCACGACCCGGTGAGCGGCAAGTGGTACCTCGGGTGGGGCAACGGCAGCCCCGTGCTGGCCGAGCTCAACGACGACATGGTCTCGATCAAGGCGGGGACGTTCCAGCGGATCAACGGTCTGACCGACTTCCGCGAGGGCGTGTTCTTCAACTACCGCAATGGTCTGTACCACCTGACGTACTCGATCGACGACACCGGTTCGGAGAACTACCGTGTCGGTTACGCGACGTCGACGAGCATGAACGGTCCGTGGACCTACCGCGGTGTCATCCTCCAGAAGGACCTGTCACTCGGGATCAAGGGGCCGGCGCACAGCTCGATCATCAACGTGCCGGGCACCGACGACTGGTACATCGCGTACCACCGCTTCGCGATCCCGAACGGCAACGGCACCAACCGCGAGACGACGATCGACAAGATCGAGTTCGGCGAGGACGGTCTCATCAAGACCATCGTCCCGACCCTCGAGAGCGTCGCTCCGCAGACGATCGAACTCGGCCCCGAGATCGAGGTCACGACCACGACGCGATGCATCGCCGGCAAGGCGTACCTCGTCGTCCAGGCCAAGAACCTCGATGACTCGCCCGTGTCGATCGAGCTGACCACGGTGTACGGCAGCAAGACGTACGCCACGGTCCAGCCGGGCAAGGCGGTGTCGTCCGCGATGGCCACACGCACGGTGGCGTTCGCGAGCGGATCGCTGACCGCGACGGCGACGTCTGCCACGGGCTCCACGACGGAGACCGTGACGTACAACGCCTTCTCGTGCGGATGA
- a CDS encoding glycosyltransferase, producing the protein MTAAPDPPVALVTCLHFPGSRLAGAIARLEDTSPHVSEIVVVLDGVTDDERREILEWAPLLPKVRILQPRSPLGVANARNLALAAVTSEYVWFVDDDDEWVPDAARVVADSLADGYDVIAFRARYRDHPDSAGRVVDGVDESRGTTAREARRMLLDGTLQGFLWSKLFARRVLGTDPFPDLSSQSDVVGVARALARSHRLRLRPEELYTYVNRPGSITRTSALRLQNLARASDLVVEALADDADPAETDHFRAWFSCSGTVRTVARQRVPLREAMPALRDAQRSARLLARRGVRGDGARMRLELAALRLDPRVAVILGRFAYALLDARRAFRRRAS; encoded by the coding sequence ATGACCGCGGCGCCCGATCCGCCGGTCGCGCTCGTCACCTGCCTGCATTTTCCCGGGAGTCGTCTGGCAGGCGCGATCGCGCGTCTCGAGGACACGTCCCCGCACGTCAGCGAGATCGTCGTCGTTCTCGACGGCGTGACCGATGACGAGCGGCGCGAGATCCTCGAGTGGGCGCCGCTCCTCCCGAAGGTGCGCATCCTGCAGCCGCGCTCGCCTCTCGGGGTCGCGAACGCCCGCAACCTCGCCCTCGCCGCCGTGACAAGCGAGTACGTCTGGTTCGTTGACGACGACGACGAATGGGTGCCGGATGCCGCACGCGTCGTCGCCGACTCGCTCGCGGACGGGTACGACGTCATCGCATTCCGTGCCCGCTATCGCGACCATCCCGACTCCGCCGGGCGGGTCGTCGACGGCGTCGACGAGTCCCGCGGAACGACCGCGCGGGAAGCGCGACGGATGCTGCTGGACGGGACGCTCCAGGGCTTCCTGTGGTCGAAGCTCTTCGCCCGGCGCGTCCTCGGGACCGATCCGTTCCCCGATCTGTCCTCGCAGAGCGATGTCGTCGGCGTCGCGCGCGCACTCGCCCGCAGTCACCGCCTCCGCCTCCGACCCGAAGAGCTGTACACGTACGTCAATCGCCCGGGCTCCATCACGCGCACGTCGGCCTTGCGCCTGCAGAACCTCGCTCGCGCGAGCGATCTCGTCGTGGAGGCGCTGGCCGATGATGCCGACCCGGCCGAGACCGACCACTTCCGTGCGTGGTTCTCGTGTAGCGGCACCGTCCGCACCGTCGCCCGGCAGCGCGTACCTCTCCGCGAGGCGATGCCGGCACTCCGCGACGCACAGCGGTCGGCTCGCCTCCTCGCGCGCCGCGGCGTGAGGGGTGACGGTGCGCGTATGCGACTCGAGCTCGCTGCGCTGCGGCTCGATCCCCGCGTGGCAGTGATTCTCGGACGATTCGCCTACGCCCTCCTCGACGCTCGGCGTGCGTTTCGTCGGCGCGCATCATGA
- a CDS encoding class F sortase, with the protein MIPAPRAARHPLSSGRVPRTAGALTITAALILTGCGSVADAAPESTPRPTVTTAPSVTASPTPTATIAPLPLGVAPARVTLPAIGLDEPLIDLGIAADGSMEVPSDYDDVGWFTGGGRPGGHGPLVIAGHVDSPTGVAVFMRLRDLVPGDAVEITDAAGTVHSYVVTETADYPKSAFPTAQVFGAVPHDELRLITCGGVYDRGADSYVDNRVVYAVRADA; encoded by the coding sequence GTGATCCCCGCTCCGCGAGCCGCGCGGCATCCGCTCTCCTCCGGGCGGGTGCCGCGCACCGCGGGTGCGCTGACGATCACCGCCGCGCTGATCCTCACGGGGTGCGGCTCCGTCGCCGACGCCGCGCCGGAGTCGACGCCGCGACCGACCGTCACGACGGCGCCGTCGGTGACGGCATCCCCCACCCCGACAGCCACGATCGCGCCGCTCCCCCTCGGGGTCGCCCCCGCCCGCGTGACGCTCCCGGCGATCGGCCTCGATGAGCCGCTCATCGACCTCGGCATCGCCGCCGACGGGTCGATGGAGGTGCCGTCCGACTATGACGACGTGGGGTGGTTCACGGGTGGCGGACGCCCGGGCGGTCACGGTCCGCTCGTCATCGCGGGACACGTCGATTCACCCACGGGCGTCGCCGTCTTCATGCGGTTGCGCGATCTCGTCCCGGGAGACGCGGTCGAGATCACGGATGCCGCGGGCACGGTGCACAGCTATGTCGTGACGGAGACCGCCGACTATCCCAAGTCCGCTTTCCCCACCGCGCAAGTCTTCGGGGCGGTCCCCCACGACGAACTGCGCCTCATCACGTGCGGCGGTGTCTACGACCGCGGCGCCGACTCGTACGTCGACAACCGTGTCGTCTACGCCGTCCGCGCCGACGCCTGA
- a CDS encoding glycosyltransferase, with protein MSKNSGTVFYFRVEDPGYPRNARIRGYLARRRWDVRVHRRAARTRRFRALRDARAAFRGARTADVVVVSEISIPFVPVAWLAARMFRTPLAVDGFVSKYETDVEDGGRHDPKSFGARYRAFIDRFAVRKPDVYFVDTRVRRAQILRRYPDAHVLSLPVGAPAWARARAWKPVEDGMLRVLFYGSFLPLHGVPVIVRSLVFAPSVRLTLVGTEDHPGGTEDMRMLARELGVEERTRFLPTVPQEELADIIAAHDVVLGLFGGSAKAGSVIANKVWQGLACGRVVVTRESSALDELAPLAAGQLRTVPPGDSAALAASLEKIADSVGSLPWHEWSKTAERLERYVDSEFAALDTALTDRRAGWSVRPRIGLR; from the coding sequence ATGTCGAAGAACAGTGGGACGGTCTTCTACTTCCGGGTCGAGGACCCCGGCTACCCGAGGAACGCGCGGATACGCGGGTATCTCGCGCGCAGGAGGTGGGATGTCCGCGTACACCGGCGAGCGGCGCGGACACGTCGCTTCCGCGCTCTCCGTGACGCGCGCGCCGCCTTCCGGGGAGCCCGGACGGCGGATGTCGTCGTCGTGTCCGAGATCTCGATCCCGTTCGTGCCCGTCGCGTGGCTCGCGGCACGGATGTTCCGCACTCCGCTGGCCGTCGACGGGTTCGTCAGCAAGTACGAGACCGATGTCGAAGACGGCGGACGCCACGACCCGAAGAGCTTCGGCGCACGGTACCGGGCATTCATCGACCGGTTCGCCGTCCGAAAGCCCGACGTCTACTTCGTCGACACACGCGTGCGGCGCGCGCAGATCCTCCGGCGCTACCCCGACGCCCACGTCCTGTCCCTCCCCGTCGGTGCTCCCGCCTGGGCCCGAGCGCGCGCGTGGAAGCCTGTAGAAGACGGGATGCTGCGCGTCCTCTTCTACGGGTCCTTCCTCCCCCTGCACGGCGTGCCCGTCATCGTGCGCTCGCTCGTCTTCGCGCCCTCCGTGCGCCTCACCCTGGTCGGCACGGAGGATCACCCGGGGGGCACGGAGGACATGAGGATGCTCGCGCGAGAGCTCGGAGTGGAAGAGCGCACGCGGTTCCTCCCGACCGTGCCGCAAGAGGAGCTGGCTGACATCATCGCCGCGCACGACGTCGTGCTCGGCCTCTTCGGCGGTTCTGCGAAGGCGGGAAGCGTCATCGCCAACAAGGTGTGGCAGGGACTCGCGTGCGGTCGCGTCGTCGTGACCCGCGAGAGCTCGGCGCTCGACGAACTCGCCCCGCTCGCCGCGGGCCAGTTGCGTACCGTTCCCCCCGGCGATTCCGCCGCCCTCGCGGCATCCCTCGAAAAGATCGCCGATTCCGTCGGCTCGTTGCCGTGGCACGAGTGGTCCAAGACGGCCGAACGGCTCGAACGCTACGTCGACAGCGAGTTCGCCGCTCTCGATACCGCCCTGACCGACCGGCGAGCGGGTTGGTCCGTGCGACCACGGATCGGCCTTCGATAG